The Tenebrio molitor chromosome 3, icTenMoli1.1, whole genome shotgun sequence genome contains a region encoding:
- the pippin gene encoding facilitated trehalose transporter Tret1: MCSDTKSEHSGTDEEGETSPTNNTQYQPLQTKRPQTRKRSTWRGVAAQGLVTGAVMLSSASCGMPVGYSAVLLPQLKQPNETLRIDDEIGSWIASVHSAATPFGSLLSGLLMDRCGRKLALQIASLPLIVGWILIGLAPNHGVLLLGRLVAGLSAGLTAAAGQVLIGEVSEPQFRGMFSSVPFASYSFGILLVYALGSLLPWRYVAGLSTILPILSITIFFCLPESPVWLARNGKPERAREALLWLRGGNALQARHETEHLTERVDLEKKHAKTLTSNRQIFFRPEVIKPFIIINLFNLMQILSGTYIIVFYAVDILGQINGHSVDHFMAAVLTAAVRFAFSLVASLLLVMIGRRALAMTSGLGTTISALCLGTYLYPRDNCVSVNSGGYFAALCVLIYVATNTVGFMILPGVMLGELFPAKIRGLAGGLTFMIFNFALFAVAKAFPFVKNSVGVHGVFWIFGGSSLVASLFLYLMLPETKGKTLSQIEDYFQQDNVTWVARKRGEPEKTEDV; this comes from the exons ATGTGCTCCGACACCAAATCAGAACACAG CGGTACCGACGAAGAAGGTGAGACGTCGCCGACGAACAACACCCAGTACCAACCCCTGCAGACCAAGCGACCCCAGACCCGCAAGAGGTCGACGTGGAGGGGCGTCGCCGCGCAG GGCTTGGTGACCGGCGCCGTGATGCTGAGCTCGGCGAGCTGCGGCATGCCTGTCGGCTACTCCGCCGTCCTCCTCCCCCAGCTGAAGCAGCCCAACGAGACCTTGCGGATAGACGACGAAATAGGCTCTTGGATAG CCAGCGTCCATTCAGCAGCCACACCGTTCGGCTCGCTTTTGAGCGGCCTCCTAATGGACCGTTGCGGTAGAAAATTAGCTTTACAGATAGCCTCGTTGCCTCTAATAGTCGGATGGATTCTCATCGGACTCGCCCCCAACCACGGCGTCCTCCTGCTGGGCCGCCTCGTCGCAGGACTATCAGCGGGACTGACAGCGGCGGCAGGACAA GTCCTTATCGGGGAGGTTTCGGAGCCGCAATTCCGGGGCATGTTCTCGAGCGTCCCTTTCGCCAGCTACTCCTTCGGGATCCTCCTAGTCTACGCCTTAGGGTCGCTTCTCCCGTGGCGATACGTCGCAG GTCTGAGCACGATATTGCCGATCCTGTCCATCACGATCTTCTTTTGTCTGCCGGAGAGTCCTGTCTGGCTGGCGCGGAACGGCAAACCCGAGAGAGCTCGTGAAGCGCTGTTGTGGCTGCGCGGAGGCAACGCCCTCCAG GCCCGGCACGAGACCGAACACCTCACCGAGAGGGTCGACCTGGAGAAGAAGCACGCCAAGACGTTGACCTCCAACAGACAGATCTTCTTCAGGCCCGAGGTGATCAAACCCTTCATCATCATCAACCTCTTCAACTTGATGCAGATCCTGTCCGGCACCTACATCATCGTGTTCTACGCCGTCGACATCCTCGGGCAGATCAACGGCCACTCCGTCGACCACTTCATGGCGGCGGTACTGACCGCCGCCGTCCGCTTCGCCTTTTCTCTAGTTGCGAGCCTCCTCCTGGTGATGATCGGGCGGCGAGCTCTGGCGATGACGTCCGGACTCGGCACGACGATCTCCGCGCTCTGCTTGGGCACCTACCTCTACCCCCGAGACAACTGCGTCTCGGTCAACTCCGGCGGCTACTTTGCCGCCCTCTGTGTGCTAATCTACGTAGCTACGAACACTGTCGGGTTCATGATCCTGCCCGGAGTGATGCTCGGCGAGCTTTTCCCCGCCAAAATCCGGGGCCTCGCGGGCGGTCTCACATTCATGATATTCAATTTTGCTTTGTTCGCCGTCGCCAAAGCTTTCCCCTTTGTGAAGAACTCGGTCGGGGTCCACGGGGTTTTCTGGATTTTCGGCGGATCATCCCTCGTCGCGAGTCTCTTTCTCTACTTGATGCTCCCGGAGACCAAGGGCAAGACGCTCAGCCAGATCGAGGACTACTTCCAGCAAGACAACGTCACGTGGGTCGCCAGGAAGAGGGGAGAGCCGGAAAAGACTGAAGACGTGTGA
- the LOC138125521 gene encoding uncharacterized protein: MALKYVTIAVVALICVEALSALSLAKRSLASTASANASAEGTAETKEVCQGRTPCGWAVYNKMTRYIDYFMRNKCECSKEKKCLRDDDDISITAYVYRCKIDDSSKTTS; the protein is encoded by the exons ATGGCCCTCAAGTACGTCACGATCGCGGTGGTCGCCTTAATCTGCGTCGAGGCCCTCAGCGCCCTCAGCCTCGCCAAG AGATCGCTGGCTTCGACCGCTTCCGCTAACGCCTCCGCGGAGGGCACGGCCGAGACGAAGGAAGTCTGCCAGGGGAGGACGCCCTGCGGGTGGGCGGTCTACAACAAGATGACCCGCTACATCGACTACTTCATGCGCAACAA GTGCGAGTGCAGCAAGGAGAAGAAGTGTCTCAGGGACGACGACGACATCTCCATCACTGCCTACGTCTACCGCTGCAAGATCGACGACAGCTCCAAGACCACCTCGTGA
- the LOC138125939 gene encoding protein peste-like isoform X2, which produces MKRRCRSCCNVCLLLLGIALISLGLTIFVYFEALYDYVISSAMTFTPKTEPFRVWRVNDPPLVMDIYLFNWTNPQDLLVKGVKPRFEEIGPYKFKEVKEKVNITWHDNNHTISYRHKKSYYFDAENSVRNLSDVITTINVVPLTIAYKARHFGYISKRTISYSLSTLSSLYVTKTAGQILFDGYEESILSILSSVPLTGVTDKFGLFYGKNGSVGTDGTFSMWTLVDDKFGKIITWNYKNESSYYEGECNAVRGSAGEFYPINRKRDHIEFFSSELCKFAKLEYEKDVEIKGVLGYKYTGKNIFDNGTLRPENKCYCVGECHPSGVFNVSSCRLDSPTFLSMPHFYNADPYYIDAIEGVSPQDKHEFYITLEPKSGIVIDIGAKMQVNVLLQPIEYITMYEDVPKIFFPLFYFDQNLPATDELASLLVRIQSLPEVSNIAVLILVTLGLASFVWIFVNMYCWSRRGIQTECKIPQNSNIVEEIPLHC; this is translated from the exons ATGAAGAGGAGATGTCGATCCTGCTGCAACGTCTGCCTCCTGCTTTTGGGAATAGCACTAATCAGTCTAGGTCTGACGATATTCGTATACTTCGAAGCTCTCTACGACTATGTGATAAGCAGTGCCATGACGTTCACCCCCAAAACGGAACCCTTCAGAGTGTGGAGGGTGAACGATCCGCCCCTCGTCATGGACATATACCTGTTCAACTGGACGAACCCTCAAGACTTGCTGGTTAAAGGGGTCAAACCGCGATTCGAAGAGATTGGCCCTTACAAATTCAAGGAAGTCAAAGAGAAGGTCAACATCACGTGGCACGACAACAACCACACCATCAGCTACAGACACAAGAAATCCTACTATTTCGATGCGGAAAATAGTGTTAGAAATCTGAGCGATGTCATCACGACAATCAACGTGGTGCCGTTG ACAATAGCTTACAAAGCTCGCCATTTCGGTTACATCTCAAAACGGACAATATCTTACTCTTTATCCACTTTATCCAGTTTATACGTGACAAAAACTGCCGGACAGATCCTCTTCGACGGTTACGAGGAGAGCATCCTGAGCATACTGAGCAGCGTCCCGCTGACCGGAGTCACCGACAAATTCGGACTCTTTTACGGG AAAAACGGTTCCGTAGGTACCGACGGCACCTTCAGCATGTGGACCCTCGTCGACGACAAATTCGGCAAGATAATCACTTGGAATTACAAGAACGAATCCAGCTACTACGAGGGCGAGTGCAACGCCGTCCGGGGTTCCGCCGGAGAATTCTACCCCATCAACCGGAAACGCGACCACATCGAATTCTTCTCATCCGAATTGTGCAAATTCGCCAAACTCGAATACGAAAAAGACGTGGAAATTAAAGGGGTGCTCGGCTACAAATACACCGGGAAAAACATCTTCGACAACG GAACCCTCCGACCCGAAAACAAATGCTACTGCGTGGGCGAGTGTCACCCGTCGGGGGTGTTCAACGTGTCCTCGTGCAGGCTGGACTCGCCGACGTTCCTCTCGATGCCTCATTTTTACAACGCCGACCCTTATTATATCGACGCGATCGAAGGGGTCTCGCCCCAGGACAAGCACGAATTTTACATCACGCTGGAACCG AAATCGGGGATAGTCATCGACATCGGGGCCAAGATGCAAGTCAACGTCCTGCTCCAGCCCATCGAATACATTAC GATGTACGAAGACGTCCCCAAAATTTTCTTCCCTCTGTTTTACTTCGACCAAAATCTTCCCGCCACCGACGAGCTGGCATCGCTCCTAGTTAGAATACAAAGTCTTCCCGAAGTTAGCAACATTGCCGTGCTGATATTAGTCACTTTGGGGTTAGCCTCATTCGTCTGGATTTTCGTCAACATGTACTGTTGGTCGAGGAGGGGGATTCAAACCGAATGTAAAATACCTCAGAACAGTAATATTGTCGAAGAAATTCCGCTTCATTGTTGA
- the LOC138125939 gene encoding protein peste-like isoform X1, whose protein sequence is MTFDCTDNNAVIHKNEKMKRRCRSCCNVCLLLLGIALISLGLTIFVYFEALYDYVISSAMTFTPKTEPFRVWRVNDPPLVMDIYLFNWTNPQDLLVKGVKPRFEEIGPYKFKEVKEKVNITWHDNNHTISYRHKKSYYFDAENSVRNLSDVITTINVVPLTIAYKARHFGYISKRTISYSLSTLSSLYVTKTAGQILFDGYEESILSILSSVPLTGVTDKFGLFYGKNGSVGTDGTFSMWTLVDDKFGKIITWNYKNESSYYEGECNAVRGSAGEFYPINRKRDHIEFFSSELCKFAKLEYEKDVEIKGVLGYKYTGKNIFDNGTLRPENKCYCVGECHPSGVFNVSSCRLDSPTFLSMPHFYNADPYYIDAIEGVSPQDKHEFYITLEPKSGIVIDIGAKMQVNVLLQPIEYITMYEDVPKIFFPLFYFDQNLPATDELASLLVRIQSLPEVSNIAVLILVTLGLASFVWIFVNMYCWSRRGIQTECKIPQNSNIVEEIPLHC, encoded by the exons ATGACGTTCGACTGCACGGACAACAATGCTGTGATACACAA GAATGAAAAAATGAAGAGGAGATGTCGATCCTGCTGCAACGTCTGCCTCCTGCTTTTGGGAATAGCACTAATCAGTCTAGGTCTGACGATATTCGTATACTTCGAAGCTCTCTACGACTATGTGATAAGCAGTGCCATGACGTTCACCCCCAAAACGGAACCCTTCAGAGTGTGGAGGGTGAACGATCCGCCCCTCGTCATGGACATATACCTGTTCAACTGGACGAACCCTCAAGACTTGCTGGTTAAAGGGGTCAAACCGCGATTCGAAGAGATTGGCCCTTACAAATTCAAGGAAGTCAAAGAGAAGGTCAACATCACGTGGCACGACAACAACCACACCATCAGCTACAGACACAAGAAATCCTACTATTTCGATGCGGAAAATAGTGTTAGAAATCTGAGCGATGTCATCACGACAATCAACGTGGTGCCGTTG ACAATAGCTTACAAAGCTCGCCATTTCGGTTACATCTCAAAACGGACAATATCTTACTCTTTATCCACTTTATCCAGTTTATACGTGACAAAAACTGCCGGACAGATCCTCTTCGACGGTTACGAGGAGAGCATCCTGAGCATACTGAGCAGCGTCCCGCTGACCGGAGTCACCGACAAATTCGGACTCTTTTACGGG AAAAACGGTTCCGTAGGTACCGACGGCACCTTCAGCATGTGGACCCTCGTCGACGACAAATTCGGCAAGATAATCACTTGGAATTACAAGAACGAATCCAGCTACTACGAGGGCGAGTGCAACGCCGTCCGGGGTTCCGCCGGAGAATTCTACCCCATCAACCGGAAACGCGACCACATCGAATTCTTCTCATCCGAATTGTGCAAATTCGCCAAACTCGAATACGAAAAAGACGTGGAAATTAAAGGGGTGCTCGGCTACAAATACACCGGGAAAAACATCTTCGACAACG GAACCCTCCGACCCGAAAACAAATGCTACTGCGTGGGCGAGTGTCACCCGTCGGGGGTGTTCAACGTGTCCTCGTGCAGGCTGGACTCGCCGACGTTCCTCTCGATGCCTCATTTTTACAACGCCGACCCTTATTATATCGACGCGATCGAAGGGGTCTCGCCCCAGGACAAGCACGAATTTTACATCACGCTGGAACCG AAATCGGGGATAGTCATCGACATCGGGGCCAAGATGCAAGTCAACGTCCTGCTCCAGCCCATCGAATACATTAC GATGTACGAAGACGTCCCCAAAATTTTCTTCCCTCTGTTTTACTTCGACCAAAATCTTCCCGCCACCGACGAGCTGGCATCGCTCCTAGTTAGAATACAAAGTCTTCCCGAAGTTAGCAACATTGCCGTGCTGATATTAGTCACTTTGGGGTTAGCCTCATTCGTCTGGATTTTCGTCAACATGTACTGTTGGTCGAGGAGGGGGATTCAAACCGAATGTAAAATACCTCAGAACAGTAATATTGTCGAAGAAATTCCGCTTCATTGTTGA